TCCAGAAACAGCACCAGTATGGCCGGTCCCTTCCCCATCACACGCAGCGTATTGGTCGCTCCCGCATTGCCGCTTCCATATTGGCGGATATCAATCCCCTTAAGCAGCCGGGCGAGCAATACACTGAAGCTGATGGAGCCAAGCAGATAGCTTATAACGATAACCAGAAGTTCAAACGCCACTACTCTTCTCCCCTAACCTTCGTTCTCGGATTTACGCCGTGTAAAGAGGCGAATCGGTGTCCCCTCGAAATTGAACGCTGCGCGCAGCTTGTTCTCCAGATAACGTTCGTAGGAGAAGTGCATCAGCGAAGGATCATTGACGAATACCACGATGGTCGGCGGCTTCGTTGCCACCTGGGTGACATAGTTAATGCGCAGACGACGGCCTTTGTCCGTAGGCGGAGGATTAATCGCCACAGCATCCGATACCACATCATTCACCAGGTGGGTCGTAATCCGCAGGGCGTGCTGTTGAGCCACATGCTGTACAACAGGCAGCAGCTTCTGCAGACGCTGTTTCGTAAGCGCAGACAGGAATACCACCGGAGCATAGCTCATGAACAGGAAGTGATCACGGATGTTGCGTTCGAAGTTCTGCATCGTTTTGTCATCTTTCTCAATCGCATCCCATTTGTTGACGACAAAAACCGAAGCCTTGCCAGCATCATGGGCATACCCGGCAATGTGCTTGTCCTGGTCGATGATGCCTTCTTCGCCGTTGATTACAACCAGTACAACATCAGCGCGCTCAATCGCCTTCATGGCTCTCATTACACTATATTTTTCCGTGTTCTCATAGACCTTGCCGCGTTTGCGCATACCCGCTGTATCGATCAGCACATAGCGCTGGCCATCCCGTTCAAACGGGGTATCGATCGCATCACGTGTAGTACCCGCAACATCGCTGACAATGACACGCTCTTCGCCTAGAATAGCATTCACCAGCGAGGATTTACCTACATTGGGACGACCGATCAAGGCCACACGGATCACATCTTCATCATATTCCTCATCTACCTTGTCCGGAAGACGTTCAACGACCGCATCCAGCAGATCTCCGATTCCGGTTCCGTGGCTTCCTGAAATTCCGATCGGGTCACCAATTCCAAGGGTGTAAAATTCATAAATATCTTCGGTGCGCTTCATATTATCCACTTTATTGATAGCCAGAACGATCGGCTTGCCGGAGCGGAATAGAATCTGCGCGACTTCCTCATCCGAACTCGTGAGTCCGCTCTTCGCTTCGCACATGAAGACGATCACATCCGCTTCCTCAATCGCCAGCTCCGCCTGAACGCGGATCGACTTCAGAATTGCGTCTTCCCCGTCAATCTCAATCCCGCCAGTATCAATGACACTGAAAGATTTGCCGTTCCAGTCGGAGACTCCATATATCCGGTCACGTGTAATCCCCGGTTTATCTTCTACGATGGCCAGTCTATCGCCAATCAGCCGGTTAAAGATCGTCGACTTTCCGACGTTAGGCCTGCCGACAATGGCCACTACGGGTCTTGCCATATTCATTCCTCCTGTCTTCCTTACGTTACTCATCATAGCAAAAAACAATACAATTGGCTAACCGTCTTATTGCTGCCTTACCGCTCTCGTGTACGCCTTGGAAAAGACAATCGGCGAACCCTCTGATCGAGGGCTCGCCGATTACTTTACCCGTTATGATGAGATAACAAAGGGATTAGTTGTTACCCTTGAATTTGTCGAGCTTGTCGCCGAAACGTTCAGCCAGTGTGAAGCTGAGGCCTTCGTTGCTGAGCGATACGTTAGGATTGTTCAGCACTTCCTTAGGCGCTCTGTCTCTGCTGTTGCTGCGTTCTGGTCTGGCCGAAGGAGCCGGAGCTTCTTCAGTTTCCTTGATGCTCAGGCTGACGCGCTTCTCGGATGGGTTGAAGTCAAGCACTTTCACTTGTACTTCCTGTCCTTCTTTGAGCACTTCATGCGGAGTACCAATGTGCTTATGGGAGATCTGGGAGATATGCACAAGGCCTTCAACGCCTGGCAGCAATTCAACGAATGCGCCGAAGTTTACAAGGCGTTTAACTTCGCCTGTAACCACATCGCCGATGTTGATCTTACCCGCTGCGGAATCCCAAGGACCTGGGGCAGCTGCTTTGATGCTGAGGCTGATTTTACCCTTCTCAGGATCAACCTTAAGTACTTTAACGCGAACCTTGTCGCCTTCGGATACTACATCGGATGGCTTCTCCACGTGGTTCCAAGCGATCTCGGATACGTGAACCAGTCCGTCTACGCCGCCAACATCAACGAATGCGCCGAATTGGGTCAGGCGTTGAACTGTACCTTCGATGATTTGACCTTCGGACAGCTCGGCCATAATCTTCTGCTTGTTCGCTTCGAATTCTTCCTCCAGAACTTCTTTGGCGGAGAGAATTACCTTGCTGTTCTCACGGTCAAGCTCTTTCACTTTGACACGCAGAGTGCGGCCTTTGTAATCGCTGAAATCTTCAACGAAGTGACGCTCAACCATGGAAGCCGGGATGAAGCCGCGCGCGCCAACATCAGCCACGAGACCGCCTTTGACAACGTCAGCAACAGTAACTTCAAAGGATTCCTGGGAAGCGAAATACTTCTCCAGATCTTCCCATGATTTCTCGCTGTCGATTGCACGCTTGGAAAGCACCAGGCTCTCCTTGTTGTCGTTGATGCTGACAACCTTGCATTCCACTTCCTGGCCAACTTCTACCGCTGCTGCGGCATTGTCCAGCTGTACGGAAGACAATTCGCGAATAGGAATTACGCCGTCGTATTTATATCCAATGCTTACATAAGCTTGGTTATCTTCGATTTTGACGATTGTTCCTTTCACGGTATCGCCTTTTTTCAGAGAAATGATTTCCAGACCTTCCTGGCTTGTCACTTCTTCTTCATTGCTGGCAACTGCTTCTGCAGACTCAGTTACAGCGGATTCCACAGCTTCTGCCCCTTCTACGGTCTCGTTATTCTCAACGTTATCCGCAGCTTCTTGATTCTTGATTTCTTCAGACATGTGATTACCCTCCTCGATTCAAAACCCCATTTATTTAAACCCGCGTAGAGCAGAGTTCAAAACAATCATTCATTGCTTCAGTTAAACATTTCACTTTGTAGATTAGTATGTTCCAAAAAATAGCGGTTATGCTGTAATTTATAAGCTATTCCCGGAACAACAGACTTAACTCCCGGTCTTACCGCGAACTGGGCTTGCCGGTGCTGATCATTTCATGGATGCGCCCCATAATTACATCGGTTACAGCTTCCAGAGAATCACTTCCCGCACCTTCAAAGGCACTAAGGTCTATGGGTGCCCCATATACAACAGTCATCCGGCGAAACGGCTTGTAGGACCCGATAATGGCTGCCGGTACAACGGCTGCGCCGCTGCGGAGCGCGAAGCTTGCCGCCCCCTTCTTGGCTGAACCGGAATCGGAGTTCCGCGTTCCTTCCGGAAAGATACCCATCATATGTCCGCTGCGAAGCGTATTGAGGGACGTCTTAATGGATTCTTTGCTTACGCCGCCACGTTTGACAGGAAATGCGCCCAATTGCTTAATGAGCCAGCCCAGCACAGGAACGTTGAACAATTCCGCCTTGGCCATATATCTTACCTGTCGTTTCAGCTTAATGCCGATCGTCATAGGATCAAGCAGGCTGATGTGATTCGCGCAGAGCAGGACTCCACCCTCCTTCGGCACATTCTCACTTCCCACAATCTTGAGCGGGAACAGTATGGCATAAATCATACGAAGCAGGGCAACGCAAAATGCATAAATCATAAATAATTTCTCTCCCCGTTAACATAGGTTCTGCAGTGGGAGACGATGGCTTCCACGGCCTGAAGGATATCCATATGCGTCGTATCCAGAAGAATAGCATCTTCGGCACGGCACAGCGGTGAAATCTCCCGGCCTTCATCAAGCCGGTCCCGCGCTGCAATATCCTGTTCAAGCTGCTGGAGAGTCACTGTTTCCGTATCCTTCAGTTCCTTATAACGACGGAGAGCACGCTCCTCCACACTTGCCGTCATGAAAATCTTCACTTCGGCATCCGGCAGTACGGTTGTACCGATATCCCGGCCGTCCATTACGACTCCCTTGCGGAGCGCCATCTGACGCTGCAATTGACTCAGCTTGGATCTTACACCCTCAATCTTCGAATACTGCGACACCTGGCCGCTGACCTGAAGACTGCGGATATGCGGGGTCATGTCTTCCCCATTAATCAGCACCTTCTGCACATCTTTCTCCGGCAGAAGCTCAATCGCCATATCATGGACTTTCCGGCCCACCAGCTCATGTTCTTCCGCAGCTATGCCTTCACGAAGCATATACCAGGTGATTGCCCGGTACATGGCACCCGTGTCCACATAAATGTAAGACAGCTCCCGTGCTACCAATCGGGCTACAGTGCTCTTGCCTGCCCCGGCAGGTCCGTCAATGGCGACGTTAATTCGGTCGTTAGTATGTGTATCCTGCCTGTCCAACGGGGCATTCCTCCTCAAACACTCTTCCACAAAAATATGCCTATCGACATATCTCTCTAGGAACTTGCTCATATTCTCAAGAAAAAAGCAGGCATTGCCTGCGACTTATAAAATTATACCACAGTTTGAACCCCAGTGCAAAATGACATTGAGGTTTTTTAGGGAGAAAAAAGCTGATTTAGGGCCACTTTAAAAATTTCTGCGCAGGGAATCAGCGGTTGCGGAAATCGAATTGGCGTTCAAAGCAGTACCGGATAATTTTTTGCCGTTCCGCATCGGAAATGGCAGAGAATTTAACCATGACCAGATTCCGCCCGGTCTCCAGCGGTTTGATCCGTACAATTTCGCCTTCGAAATTAACATGCTCCGTGCTTCCGTTACGGTAGGAAACGAGCAGCCAGCAGGCCAGCTTGTCGGCCACCTCCAAAGTGATTTTGGCATCGCTGAGAAATGACGTTCCGCCGCCGCCGATATCCTCGGTACGCACCAGGAACCGGCTGCCCAGGGCATCCTTAACGGCCAGCTCCAGCTCGGCATTGACGCGGAAGAAACTGCGGCGCTGCATTTTGAAGATGGATTCTACCGCAGGCTTCCGCAGCCGGACCATCCGGATAACCTCTTCCTTGAATCCGAGCACGTGAGTATTGAAGTAATTCTTGATGCCGCCCTCTGTGAGAAAATAGACCGACAGCTCGTCACCGACGAACAGCTTCTTAAGCCGCCCGTTGCTCTCATGCATAGGAATTTCTATCAGGAAGCTCTCGTCCTCCATATCAGCAATCCTTGCCCGGTACTGGATCTCAGACTCAGCCGCATCGCTGGATGCCACCTGGAGGTATAGATACTCATTGATTTTGGGATACAAACCTGTCACCGCCGCTTGAGTTAGTAATAAATGCTAAACCGATTATAGCATGCCCTTTCATAGCCGGTCAGAAATATTATTAGGCATGGAACCGTCCCCGTTACCCCCAGCGTGAAGCCTATCTATATTTCATTGCAAAAAAAAGACGCCTCCCGCTTCCGGAAATGCGTCTTCTCTATATAGCCGTATAGCCGTGCTTAGGCCGCCCCGGCGAATCCCGGCTATTTGTCCTGCGCTCCCGAGGAGGTGCGGATCTGTTCCACCGCTTCCTCATTGCCGTCTGCGGCATTCAGATAAATTCTGAACTGCGAGCCGTTGATTTTGCCGCCGAATTCATAAGTCAGCAGTTCCACAGCATCCTCATTCTCGATCCAGGCGAGCCTGTTATACAGCTCCTTGAACTCGGGGTTAAGCATCGCCCTGGCTTCAGCCAGAGACAGCTGCGGCTTAGGCAGCTCGCGCTTCTCCTTATGCTCATGAACATAGTCGCTGGCCTGGAACCCTGTAGCTTCACCGGTGTCCAGCCCGACGCGAACCGTCAATTTCTCGGGATAGATCAGCACGCCGTCCTGGCTGCTGACGAAGGTCAGATTGCCCAGGTTGTCATAACGATCCGCACTGACTGCGGTCATGCCGGGATATCCCTTCTTCTCCAGAAACTTGCCCGCCTTCTCCACCGCCTGCTTCATGGATACTTTGGCCGGCCCTACCTCACGGTTGTCGTTGTATGAGATCAACAGTCCGCCTTCCGCCGTGAAATCCATCGAGACCGGCTCCTTATGATCCGCGGAAGTCACATTGGCTGTGTAAGAAGCCCACTCGGTCCCCTTCCCGTTCTCCTGAATCTTCACTTGTGCCTTCCCGCCCAGTCCGGCGAATTTCAACGCCTTGGCCTTGATTTGCTCTCCGGTAACCGGCTTGCCGCCCAGCTTCTTCACCGACCGCTTGGCATAGATGCTTGCAACCGAGGGGCCATAGTCCAGCTCCGGATAAGCCGCCACGCGTTTGTCTACTGTTTTGAACCCGTCGATGATTGTGTTGTCTTCGGCCTTCTGCTCTGTAGCCAGCGCAGTCTCCACATCCATCCAGCGCAGCTTCTTGCCGATGACCTTGTCCTGAACCGTCTGCAGGTCCTTGGAGATTTCAGCCGAATTCTCGTAGAGCGTCTTCAGATTCGCCATCTCGCCCTCTGTCAACGGCTTCTTCGTGAAGTCACGTACCGCAGCCTTGTAGGAGAAATTAGCGATCTTGGAGAGGAACTCCTCCGTCTCACTGAACGGCAGCAGCGTCAGCGGCAGCTGGTTAATCTCGTTCTGCGCCTCGCTGGTAATCCGCCATACATTGACCAGTCCCTTGCGGTGCCTTCCGTTAGAGGTAGTGTTCACCGCAAGCGTATTTCCCAGTTCCCCGTGAAGCCGCTCCACATGAAAGGACAGATCATGGAACGCGCGCTGATACTGGTTCTCCGCCTTGATCAGAATCGAATTCTTCTCCTGATTCTCCTGATATCCCCAGACTAGCGCTCCGAGCAGCAAGAGTGCGGTAAGCGGGAACATTATGGCACTTAATCTTTTGTACATAGGTCCGCATAGCTCCTTTCAGTAGCTTATTGCCGTTAGTTTGACAATAACTGAGAAGTCTTATGCACTTTTTCAAGAATCCGGTCTTCAGGCCCGTTCCTCAATCTCAAAGCCGCTTACACAGCTGCACAGACATTGCTTGAAACCGGTCTGCACAACCCCCTGCTCCTTGTTCCCTCTTAATATGTAGGTTTCACCGCACTGCTTGCAGACAATCCGAACTTTTACTCGCAAAAAAAGACACCTCTCTCCTTCCTGGAATTCCTAGCCTTAAGGAACTGCCCTGTAGGATTAAGTGTGTCCATCTCGATTATAGGTTAACCTCTTCCTCACGCTTCAAAAAGCGAAACGGGGAACGGCTGTTGGCCCGCGCTACCTTCCCCATGCCTCCGTACCATAAAACAGCCATCAGGGGTACGATAAACCAGATCCAGTAGTTAGCTGTCGTGGCGAGCAGAAAATCATAAATTCCATGCCACAGCCAAGGCAGGAGCAATGAGATCAGCAGAATCTTGCGGGTCTTGACCCCGCCGGAGAACTTGGCTCTGCCCATATGGTAGCCCATAATTACGCCGAACATGGCATGTCCGGAGACCGGGAGCAGCGCCCTTAGGATCATGGTGCCGATTGAAGCATTGCTGTACCACGCATACATTACATTCTCTATCGTTGCGAAGCCGAGCGAGATCGCTACGGCATATAGTATTCCATCATAGGGCTCGTCAAATTCGGTATGATTGTAAATCATATGGTACAGCACAAACCACTTCAGGGCTTCTTCCACACCCGCTGAGATCAAAAAGGAATCCACATAGGGACCGCCGTCCAGCCCCAGCACAAGCCCCCTCTGGATAATCATCACCGGCAGCACGATCATCATGCCCAGCAAAAACACCTTCAGCACCATGAGAAGCGGCTCCTGGTCGTACTTGTCTTTCAGATAGAAAAAAGTCAGCAGCGCAAGTCCCGGTGCTACTGCTGACGTAATGACCGATAACAAAAGCACCGATTAGCCTCCCTTGCGCTTAACCTAATGTCTGCTGAAGCCCGTAAAGGCCGGACCGGCGCCTTCCCGTCTATCCCTTATTCCTGGCGTTTAAAATGATTGCACAGGGTCTGAATGGCATTCTCTGCCATAACCGTCTTGCCGTATTCGGCCAAAACAGCCTGAGTCACCGGAGATGAATCTCCGAATTCTGCAAGCACGCCTACCAGTCCTGACAGTGCGGCCTCTTCAAATTCCTTCGGATCGAAGTAGAGATACCATTTATCATTATAAGAATACAGTTGTCCTTGAGAAGTAATATTGCCGATGAGCACATGAGCCGCTTCCACCAGAACCTCGAAATCGCGGAATGCATACACAATGGAGTCGCTTTGTTCAAGCGTAACTTCCATTTCGTAAATCTCTTCAGGCAATTCATCTTCCCCGGCCCCACCGTACTGATGGTGATCATATTTCCCCCGGGTCACTATAACGACCATGCCTTGCGCGGGCAATGCGAACACTTCCACGGCAAGCGGACCTGTGGCGTCAAAACCTAATTCGCTGTACGCCTGATCCATCATTTCCGTAAAGAGGTCGTGCACCTTGGGAACCTCCTGCCACATATCTTCCTTCTGGATGCCCCGCTCGCTCAGGTCGTCAAAAGTGAGGAAAATCCGTATCTTATCTTGACTTAATCGCTCTATTCTCATGACAGGATCCTCCTTTGCAAGCTCATTTAATATTAATGTATGATGAGTCCCGAGTAATGAGCCAAAAATGGTTACTATGTAAGT
This genomic interval from Paenibacillus sp. FSL H8-0332 contains the following:
- the der gene encoding ribosome biogenesis GTPase Der, whose product is MARPVVAIVGRPNVGKSTIFNRLIGDRLAIVEDKPGITRDRIYGVSDWNGKSFSVIDTGGIEIDGEDAILKSIRVQAELAIEEADVIVFMCEAKSGLTSSDEEVAQILFRSGKPIVLAINKVDNMKRTEDIYEFYTLGIGDPIGISGSHGTGIGDLLDAVVERLPDKVDEEYDEDVIRVALIGRPNVGKSSLVNAILGEERVIVSDVAGTTRDAIDTPFERDGQRYVLIDTAGMRKRGKVYENTEKYSVMRAMKAIERADVVLVVINGEEGIIDQDKHIAGYAHDAGKASVFVVNKWDAIEKDDKTMQNFERNIRDHFLFMSYAPVVFLSALTKQRLQKLLPVVQHVAQQHALRITTHLVNDVVSDAVAINPPPTDKGRRLRINYVTQVATKPPTIVVFVNDPSLMHFSYERYLENKLRAAFNFEGTPIRLFTRRKSENEG
- the rpsA gene encoding 30S ribosomal protein S1; amino-acid sequence: MSEEIKNQEAADNVENNETVEGAEAVESAVTESAEAVASNEEEVTSQEGLEIISLKKGDTVKGTIVKIEDNQAYVSIGYKYDGVIPIRELSSVQLDNAAAAVEVGQEVECKVVSINDNKESLVLSKRAIDSEKSWEDLEKYFASQESFEVTVADVVKGGLVADVGARGFIPASMVERHFVEDFSDYKGRTLRVKVKELDRENSKVILSAKEVLEEEFEANKQKIMAELSEGQIIEGTVQRLTQFGAFVDVGGVDGLVHVSEIAWNHVEKPSDVVSEGDKVRVKVLKVDPEKGKISLSIKAAAPGPWDSAAGKINIGDVVTGEVKRLVNFGAFVELLPGVEGLVHISQISHKHIGTPHEVLKEGQEVQVKVLDFNPSEKRVSLSIKETEEAPAPSARPERSNSRDRAPKEVLNNPNVSLSNEGLSFTLAERFGDKLDKFKGNN
- a CDS encoding lysophospholipid acyltransferase family protein, with the protein product MIYAFCVALLRMIYAILFPLKIVGSENVPKEGGVLLCANHISLLDPMTIGIKLKRQVRYMAKAELFNVPVLGWLIKQLGAFPVKRGGVSKESIKTSLNTLRSGHMMGIFPEGTRNSDSGSAKKGAASFALRSGAAVVPAAIIGSYKPFRRMTVVYGAPIDLSAFEGAGSDSLEAVTDVIMGRIHEMISTGKPSSR
- the cmk gene encoding (d)CMP kinase, producing the protein MDRQDTHTNDRINVAIDGPAGAGKSTVARLVARELSYIYVDTGAMYRAITWYMLREGIAAEEHELVGRKVHDMAIELLPEKDVQKVLINGEDMTPHIRSLQVSGQVSQYSKIEGVRSKLSQLQRQMALRKGVVMDGRDIGTTVLPDAEVKIFMTASVEERALRRYKELKDTETVTLQQLEQDIAARDRLDEGREISPLCRAEDAILLDTTHMDILQAVEAIVSHCRTYVNGERNYL
- a CDS encoding flagellar brake domain-containing protein, with amino-acid sequence MYPKINEYLYLQVASSDAAESEIQYRARIADMEDESFLIEIPMHESNGRLKKLFVGDELSVYFLTEGGIKNYFNTHVLGFKEEVIRMVRLRKPAVESIFKMQRRSFFRVNAELELAVKDALGSRFLVRTEDIGGGGTSFLSDAKITLEVADKLACWLLVSYRNGSTEHVNFEGEIVRIKPLETGRNLVMVKFSAISDAERQKIIRYCFERQFDFRNR
- the ypeB gene encoding germination protein YpeB gives rise to the protein MYKRLSAIMFPLTALLLLGALVWGYQENQEKNSILIKAENQYQRAFHDLSFHVERLHGELGNTLAVNTTSNGRHRKGLVNVWRITSEAQNEINQLPLTLLPFSETEEFLSKIANFSYKAAVRDFTKKPLTEGEMANLKTLYENSAEISKDLQTVQDKVIGKKLRWMDVETALATEQKAEDNTIIDGFKTVDKRVAAYPELDYGPSVASIYAKRSVKKLGGKPVTGEQIKAKALKFAGLGGKAQVKIQENGKGTEWASYTANVTSADHKEPVSMDFTAEGGLLISYNDNREVGPAKVSMKQAVEKAGKFLEKKGYPGMTAVSADRYDNLGNLTFVSSQDGVLIYPEKLTVRVGLDTGEATGFQASDYVHEHKEKRELPKPQLSLAEARAMLNPEFKELYNRLAWIENEDAVELLTYEFGGKINGSQFRIYLNAADGNEEAVEQIRTSSGAQDK
- the prsW gene encoding glutamic-type intramembrane protease PrsW; the protein is MLLLSVITSAVAPGLALLTFFYLKDKYDQEPLLMVLKVFLLGMMIVLPVMIIQRGLVLGLDGGPYVDSFLISAGVEEALKWFVLYHMIYNHTEFDEPYDGILYAVAISLGFATIENVMYAWYSNASIGTMILRALLPVSGHAMFGVIMGYHMGRAKFSGGVKTRKILLISLLLPWLWHGIYDFLLATTANYWIWFIVPLMAVLWYGGMGKVARANSRSPFRFLKREEEVNL
- a CDS encoding genetic competence negative regulator — its product is MRIERLSQDKIRIFLTFDDLSERGIQKEDMWQEVPKVHDLFTEMMDQAYSELGFDATGPLAVEVFALPAQGMVVIVTRGKYDHHQYGGAGEDELPEEIYEMEVTLEQSDSIVYAFRDFEVLVEAAHVLIGNITSQGQLYSYNDKWYLYFDPKEFEEAALSGLVGVLAEFGDSSPVTQAVLAEYGKTVMAENAIQTLCNHFKRQE